A window of Pullulanibacillus sp. KACC 23026 genomic DNA:
ATAGAAGATGCCATACAATATGTATCCCGTTTGACAGAGGAGAATCATCTCCCTGACAAAGTTATCGTCATTCATCAATTTAAAGGGGATGTCATCCAGAATAAAAATGTGATTAAACCAACCGATCACGTCGAATTAGTGTTAAATTTTGATGGGTTTGGCGCCCCGCAAAATAAGAAGAGGGGCTATAATTTGCTTGTCAAAAACCAGCCGGTCCAATATGGAGGATTCAAGTTATTTTATAAACAAGATTCTCCTCTCCTAACACCAAAGGATGTATTAAAATTAGACCCTTCCCCTGTTTTTGTTGATTACCAATAAGCCTGGAAATCTTTTGCTCGCAAATGAGAAAATGGAAATCGCCTTGGACATAAGTTCCAAGGCGGTTCTAATCGAAAGGCTTTAGTTACTTTTATAAGGGCCTAAAATCTTAAGAGCCTCATCGTCAAGTGATGTGTCAACGGCTTTACTCATATCAACTGTGCCTTCAATTCCACCGTTTGATTTGTACCATTTATATTGGTTTTTAATATCATCAATATACATTTTACCGTCTGGATCTAATCCTGTAACATCCACTTGCTCCCAAGTTTTTGGATCTTTGAGAGCCGTGTATTTGGTCATAATTTTGATAATCTCATCTTTATTTCCCTTGTTATAGACAAAGGCATCATTATAATCCCGCAAGCCTTTTAGATAAGCTAGCATAAAACGAATGGCAACATCGTGACGCTGCTCTAAGAAAACTGGTGAGGCTATGACCATCGCGATTTGAGCCTTTGGAGCAAAATCAGTGGTATCTCCAAGGCGGACACAAATTCCTTCAGATATGCCTTTCGTAATCATGGGTTCAATTTCTAGGGCTGCATCAATCGTGCCATTGCTGAGTGCTGCTAACATATTATTGAAATCAGACATTAACACAAAGTGCACATCACTTCGTTTTAACCCTGCACTGTTAAGCATTTGTTGGAAGATGTAGTCATCGACACCATTCTGCGTAGAGACAGCAATTTTCTTCCCTTTTAAATCCTTATAAGATTTAATTGTATTTTGCTCATCTTTTCGGATTACAAAAGAGAAATAAGATTTTCCCATTACATTATGACCTTTATCCGCAATCATTTTAACATCGATTCCTTGTGCTATTGAGTTGAAGAACGAGGCAGAAGAAATCCCTCCTGCCACATCTACTTTGTCTGCTGCTAATGCGGGGAGCATGTCATCACTGTTTTGGAAGGTCGCATATTTGACGTTGATATTGTACTGTTTGAAATAGCCTTTTTCTGTTGCAATATAGAACCCTGCACCTGACGCGGACCCATCTTCAGCAATGGTGACAGTAGCGGGCTTACTAAGTGGCGGAAGATCGCCATTTACTGGCTTATCGGTATTTTCAGTTGCCTTGCTTGAACCGCTGTTAGGCGCCGTTGATGCTTTGTCAGTCGTTCCACAGGCTGTTAATATCCACACCATCATCGGAATGACCAGCAATGCCGCAAAAATTCTTTTCAGCATGCTTATTTCGCTCCTATCTTAAAAATTTATATAGTTAAGAGCTCAACACTCTTAATCTAGAATGTTATTTTCGGCCATTTTGAACAGCCGACTGAAGATGGTTCCAAATATCTACAAATTCTCTCCCCATATCAGGGTTAGAACGAACGATTTCAATGCTTCTTGGGCGCGGC
This region includes:
- a CDS encoding ABC transporter substrate-binding protein, which gives rise to MLKRIFAALLVIPMMVWILTACGTTDKASTAPNSGSSKATENTDKPVNGDLPPLSKPATVTIAEDGSASGAGFYIATEKGYFKQYNINVKYATFQNSDDMLPALAADKVDVAGGISSASFFNSIAQGIDVKMIADKGHNVMGKSYFSFVIRKDEQNTIKSYKDLKGKKIAVSTQNGVDDYIFQQMLNSAGLKRSDVHFVLMSDFNNMLAALSNGTIDAALEIEPMITKGISEGICVRLGDTTDFAPKAQIAMVIASPVFLEQRHDVAIRFMLAYLKGLRDYNDAFVYNKGNKDEIIKIMTKYTALKDPKTWEQVDVTGLDPDGKMYIDDIKNQYKWYKSNGGIEGTVDMSKAVDTSLDDEALKILGPYKSN